One window of the Thunnus albacares chromosome 3, fThuAlb1.1, whole genome shotgun sequence genome contains the following:
- the pin1 gene encoding peptidyl-prolyl cis-trans isomerase NIMA-interacting 1 translates to MADEENLPSGWEKRMSRSSGKVYYFNHITNASQWERPVGDGRGEPDKVRCSHLLVKHNQSRRPSSWREQNITRSKDEALELIQKYIEQIKSGQEKFESLASQFSDCSSAKNGGDLGLFGRGQMQKPFEDASFALKVGDMSGPVFTDSGVHIILRTG, encoded by the exons atggcaGACGAGGAGAATCTACCGTCGGGATGGGAGAAAAGAATGAGCCGCAGCTCAG GCAAGGTGTATTACTTCAACCACATCACCAATGCCAGCCAGTGGGAACGTCCAGTGGGAGATGGACGTGGAGAGCCAGATAAG GTACGCTGCTCTCATCTCCTGGTGAAGCATAATCAGTCACGTCGTCCATCCTCCTGGCGGGAACAAAACATCACACGATCTAAAGACGAGGCCCTGGAACTCATTCAGA AGTACATAGAACAGATCAAGTCTGGACAGGAGAAGTTTGAGTCCCTGGCGTCTCAGTTCAGCGACTGCAGCTCGGCTAAGAACGGTGGAGACCTGGGACTGTTTGGCAGAG GTCAAATGCAGAAACCTTTTGAAGACGCCTCCTTTGCTCTCAAAGTGGGAGACATGAGCGGTCCTGTTTTTACTGACTCTGGAGTCCACATCATCCTACGCACTGGTTGA
- the ubl5 gene encoding ubiquitin-like protein 5: MIEVVCNDRLGKKVRIKCNSEDTIGDLKKLIAAQTGTRHDKIVLKKWYTIFKDHVSLGDYEIHDGMNLELYYQ, encoded by the exons ATGATCGAGGTGGTTTGCAACGATCGTTTGGGCAAAAAAGTCCGGATCAAGTGCAA CTCTGAGGATACAATTGGAGATCTGAAGAAACTCATTGCTGCCCAGACAGGAACACGGCATGACAAGATTGTATTAAAGAAATG GTACACCATATTCAAGGACCATGTGTCTCTGGGTGACT ATGAAATTCATGATGGGATGAACCTGGAGCTGTACTACCAGTAA